CTTCACGCCGAACGCCTGCAAGTCCATGTCCTGCTCGCGGCGCAGGTACGTCACGGCGAAGCGGCGGATCGCTTCGAGGTCGTCGACGTCGCGCGCGCCGGTGACCGGCTCGCCGTCGCTCGCGGCCACGGTGGCGCCGTTCAGATAGTCTCGCGCGATCTCGGCGATGTACTCGCCGTTGTACGCCGAAGCCGGCCAGCCTTCGACGCCGGGGGCGAGGCCGCGCGCGCGTGCCTGAGTCGACAGCGCGAGCGTCTGGATCTGCACGCCGGCATCGTTGTAGTAGAACTCGCGGTGCACGTCATAGCCTTGCGAGGCCAGCACGTTCGAGAGCGCGTCGCCGAGCGCGGCCTGACGGCCGTGGCCGACGTGCAGCGGGCCGGTCGGGTTGGCCGAGACGAATTCGATCAGCACGTGTTTGCCGGCGTCGTGTTGCGAACGGCCGAAGGCCTCTTTCTCGGCGAACACGGCGGCGATCACCGCCTGCTTGGCAGCGGACGCGAGGCGCAGGTTGATAAATCCGGGTCCGGCCACTTCAGCGGCTTCGACGAGGCCCTTGGCTTGCGGCTGCGCGAGCAGCGCGTCGACGATTTGCTGCGCCAGTCGGCGCGGATTGGCGCGCAGCGGCTTGGCGAGTTGCATCGCCACGTTGCACGCGACGTCGCCGTGCGCGGCGACCTTGGGGCGCTCCAGCGTGATGGTGGGCGACACGAACGCGGCTTCGCTCGCGCCTTGCGAGGCGGTCGCGACCTGCTTCACCGTGTCGGCGAGCAGGGTTTCGAGGGTAAGTTTATGTGCAGGCAGCATGCTTGTTGCGAGTCCAGTGAGGCAATCCGGTGATGCGGGAGAGGCGCCGGCCGCGCGCGAGGCGCGACCGGTTCGTCAGAAGCGTGGAAAGCGGCATGCGTTTGCCGAAGCGCGGCGGGCGCACTGGGTGCGAGACCAGGCACGTTGCCTGCGACGCATCAAGCACGATGCACACGGCTGCCGTCACACTGGCTGCCGCGGCTGGCAGCGGCGGTACGCGGGTTGCGTTCAACCGGCCCAGCCACGTCACCCGCCCTTCGCCGCGCGGTGCATTGCGGCACGCTTTTCCGTCCAGACGGATTTTAGCAGGTGCTAATATGTTCAATGAGATGCCCAACAAGGGCCGTGGCCGCTGCGCCTGATCGGCGAGCCAACGTAACGCGCGCTGGCAGCCGCCTCTCCGCCGCTCGCGCGCTTATCCAACATAACGAAAAAGGGAACAGTCATGTTGATTACTTTCAAATGCCGCGCCAGCCCAGACGTGATGATGCTGGAAAATCTTGCACAGTATCTGGTCGGCATCGTCGGCAAGCGGCTGGGTGAACGCGGCGTCATCACTCACGACGAACTGGGCCCGGCCATCGAGAAACTCGAAGCAGCGATTTCCGTCGACAAGCAGGAACGTGCCGAGCACGACGGCCATTTCCACGAAGGCGAAGACGGCCACGAGCATCACGAGATTCCGCCGGGACTCGCGCAACGCGCGTACCCGTTCCTCGACATGCTGCGCGCAGCGCGGAAGGAAAACGCGGATATCGTCTGGGGTCTCTGATCTCACGCTGGTCCGCCGGTCGCGGCGCTTTCGATAGAGCCGCGGCGTCCGGCGGCGCGAACCTTGCGCATCAATGAAAAGAGCCCGCACAATGCGGGCTCTTTGTCATTCAGAGATCCGGCCGACCGGTGCTGCCGTGCTGCTTACTGGCTGGCGGCGTCCGCCGGCGCGGCTGCGGGAGCCGACGCACCCTTCTTCGCTTTCTGTTTCTTCGGTTTCTTGACGTGTTTCACCGTGGGCGGCGAATACGAACTGACCGAACTGGAGCCGCCAGGCGCGGCAGGCTGGGCCAGCGCCGCTGTGGCGCCCAAGGCAAGCGAAACAGCGGTCAACAACAGCGTCAGCTTCTTCATACGATTTTCTCCGTTGACGATTGCAATTAGTAAGCCGACGCGTTTTGGCCGCGTCTGGCGGGGTCAAGCCGCCTCAGTCTACAAAGCCGAAAATTACGCTGCCGCAAATATTCAGTCTTTCAAGCCCGATATAGTGGGGTTCCCGCCACGCCCGACGGCTTACAGCAAAGGCGCCAAGGCCCGTTCCGCATCCGTTTTCGACAGCGACATGCGGTTTGCGTAGTCTTCGAGTTGATCCTGGCCGATCTTGCCGACGGAGAAGTAAGTGCTGTCCGGATGCGCCAGATAGAAGCCGGAGACGCTCGCCGCCGGCAGCATGGCCAGCGATTCCGTCACGCTCATACCGATTTCGGTGGCTTGCAGCACGTCGAACATGTCGCGCTTCACCAGATGGTCCGGGCAGGCCGGATAGCCGGGCGCCGGTCGGATGCCGTGGTACTTTTCCGCGATCAGGTCGTCGTTGGAGAGCGTTTCGGCGTTCGCGTAGCCCCACAGGTCGCGCCGCACGCGCGCATGCAGCGCTTCGGCGAAGGCTTCGGCGAAACGGTCGGCGAGTGCCTTCAGCATGATCGCGCTATAGTCGTCGTGGTCCTTCTCGAACTGCTTTTCCTTCACGTCGACACCTAGACCCGCCGTCACCGCGAACATGCCGATGTAGTCGGCCACGCCCGATTCCTTCGGCGCGATGAAGTCGGCGAGCGACCGGTTCGGCCGCATCACGCCGTCCACCACCGGACGCACGCTTTGCTGACGCAGGTTGCGCCATGTGAGCGCGACTTCCGAGCGCGATTCGTCCGTGTAGATTTCGATGTCGTCGTCGTTCACGGTGTTGGCCGGCAGCAGCGCGATCACGCCGTTCGCTTGCAGCCAGCGGCCCTGGATCAGACGCGTGAGCATCGACTTGCCGTCCGAGAACACGCGCCGCGCCGATTCGCCGACGATCTCATCGTTCAGAATGGCCGGATACGGACCCGCCAGGTCCCACGTCTGGAAGAACGGAGCCCAGTCGATATAGTTGGCCAGTTCGCTCAGATCGAAATTCTTGAACACGCGGCGGCCGATGAACTTCGGCTTGACCGGCTGATAACTCGCCCAGTCGACCTTGGTCTTGTTGGCGCGAGCTTCGGCCAAAGTCACCATGGGCTGCGCCTTCTTGTTGGCGTGCTGAACGCGGATCCGGTCGTAATCGGACTTGAGTTCGTCGAGGTACTTTGCCGCGCCTTCGTCGGACAGCAGGCTCGACGCCACGGAGACCGAGCGCGACGCGTCCGGCACGTAGACCACGGGCCCTTCGTAGTGCGGCGCGATTTTCACTGCGGTATGCACGCGCGAAGTGGTCGCGCCGCCGATCAGCAGCGGAATCTTCTTGATGCGGAAGTAGTCGTCACGCTGCATTTCCGAGGCGACGTACGCCATCTCTTCGAGGCTCGGCGTGATCAGCCCGGAGAGCCCGATGATGTCCGCGCCTTCGACCTTCGCCTTCGCGAGAATGTCGTTGCAGGAGACCATCACGCCCATGTTGACCACTTCGAAGTTATTGCACTGAAGCACCACCGAGACGATGTTCTTGCCGATATCGTGCACGTCGCCCTTCACCGTGGCGATGACGATCTTGCCCTTCGCCCGCACGTCGGCGCCGGCTTCGGCCATCAGCTTCTTTTCTTCCTCGATGTACGGAATCAGATGCGCGACGGCCTGCTTCATCACGCGCGCCGACTTCACCACTTGCGGCAGGAACATCTTGCCCTGACCAAACAGGTCGCCGACGATGTTCATACCGTCCATCAACGGGCCTTCGATCACGTTGATCGGGCGGCCGCCTTCCGCGGCGATCCTCGCGCGGACTTCTTCGGTGTCTTCGACGATGAAGTTGGTGATGCCATGCACGAGCGCGTGCGACAGACGCTTCTCGACCGGCTGGTTGCGCCACTCGAGGTTCTCTTCCTTCTTCGCGGCGCCGGTTTTGAACTTGTCGGCGATTTCGAGCAGCCGGTCGGTGCCGTCGTCACGGCGGTTCAGCACGACGTCTTCGACGCGTTCGCGCAACTCCGGATCGAGGTCGGCATACACGCCGAGCTGGCCCGCGTTGACGATGCCCATGTCCATCCCCGCCTGGATCGCGTGATAGAGGAACACGGTGTGAATCGCTTCGCGCACGGGATCATTGCCGCGGAACGAGAACGACACGTTCGACACGCCGCCGCTGATCTTCGCGTACGGCAGATTCAGTTTGATCCAGCGCGTCGCGTTGATGAAGTCGACGGCGTAGTTGTTGTGCTCTTCGATGCCGGTCGCGATCGCGAAGATGTTCGGATCGAAGATGATGTCTTCCGGCGGGAAGCCCACTTCGTTCACCAGGAAGTCATACGAGCGCTTGCAGATTTGCGTCTTGCGTTCGAACGTGTCGGCCTGGCCCTTTTCGTCGAAGGCCATCACCACCGCGGCCGCGCCGTAGCGGCGAATCAGGTTCGCGTGATGGCGGAATGCTTCTTCGCCTTCCTTCAGCGAGATCGAGTTGACGATCGCTTTGCCTTGCACGCACTTCAGACCCGCTTCGATCACTTCCCACTTCGACGAGTCGATCATGATCGGCACGCGCGCGATATCCGGTTCCGACGCGATCAGATTCATGAAGCGCACCATCGCCGCTTTCGAATCGAGCATCGCCTCGTCCATGTTGACGTCGATAACCTGCGCGCCGTTTTCGACCTGCTGGCGCGCGACCGCGACCGCGTCGTCGAACTGGTCGTTCAGGATCATTCGCGCGAACGCCTTCGAGCCGGTCACGTTGGTGCGTTCGCCGACGTTGATGAAAAGCGTCCCGGACGTGACGTTGAACGGCTCGAGGCCGGCAAGGCGCATGGTGTGATCGGTCATGGCGTATGTGCTCGTTTGCTGCGATTAGGTGCGTCGTGTTCGATGGCGGAGGTGCGGCGCCTGCTCAGCGAGGCGCCGCTCGACTCAGGCTGCGTCGCGGTATTGCGTCGGCCATTGGCGCGGCTTCACTTCGGCCAGCGCCTGAGCAATCGCCGCAATATGCTCCGGCGTCGTGCCACAGCAACCGCCGGCGATATTCACCAGCCCGGCCTGTGCGAATTCCTTCAGCAAGCCTGAGGTATCCGCGGGCAGTTCATCAAAGCCCGTATCGCTCATCGGATTCGGCAAGCCCGCGTTCGGATAGCACGACACATACGTGTCGCACAGCTTGGCCAGTTCCGCGATATACGGGCGCATCAATGCCGCGCCCAACGCGCAGTTCAAACCGAACGTGAGCGGCTTCGCATGACGCAGCGAGTTCCAGAACGCTTCGACCGTCTGACCCGACAGAATGCGGCCCGACGCATCGGTGACGGTGCCGGAGATCATGATCGGCAAACGCTCGCCAGTGTCTTCGAACAGTTCGTCGAGCGCGAACAGTGCGGCTTTCGCATTGAGCGTGTCGAAAATGGTCTCGACGAGGAACAGATCGGCGCCGCCGTCGAGCAAAGCCTTGGCCTGCTCGTAGTAGGCCGCGCGCAGTTCGTCGAACGTCACGTTGCGCGCGCCCGGATCGTTCACGTCGGGGGAAATGCTCGCGGTCTTCGGCGTCGGTCCGATCGCGCCGGCGACGAAGCGCGGCTTGTCGGGCGTCGAATACTTGTCGCAAGCGGTGCGGGCGAGTTTCGCCGACTCGAGATTCATCTCGATGGCGAGCGCTTCCATGCCGTAGTCCGCCTGGGCGACCGTGGTTGCACCGAACGTGTTGGTTTCGATGATGTCTGCGCCCGCCGCCAGGTACTGCTCGTGAATCTCGCCGATGATCTGCGGTTGCGTGATCGACAACAACTCGTTGTTGCCCTTGATGTCGCGCCCGTAGTCCTTGAAGCGTTCCCCGCGATAGCGGGCTTCGTCGAGCTTGTAGCGCTGGATCATCGTGCCCATTGCGCCGTCCAGGATCAGGATGCGCGACTTGAGCAGCGCGGGCAGCGCCGTGCCGCGCGTGTAGGCGGCGTCGGGGCGGACTGGCGTGGCGGTTTGAGCGGGCTGGTTCATGGCGGACGAGGGCTTGCGCCGGCTTTTTCGGGAAACCTGTCATTGTAGCCGCTGCCAGACAGATCCGCCCGGCGCGGGATGAGCAGCCGCCTTTGGCTGTCGAGGCGCCGCATGATCAAGAGCGGGAAAGCAGCGTGACAAAGAAAACGGCCCAGCGAGGCAAAAGCCTGCTGGGCCACTTCATATTTGCCGACCGTCTTGTAAAAGCCGCCTGCGTGTCCACTTACGGGGGCGGACGGCGCGGTCGATGTATGTCGCCAAAAACGCTAAGCCGAACCTCGCGGTTAGTGAAGAATCACCGGTTGATGCATCAGGCTGTCGAACTGGCCGAGGAATTCGTCTACTTCATCCAGCGACGGTTCCTCTTCAATCAGCTTCTGCACGTGCTCGCGAAAACGCGCCGCCATTGCTCCGTCGATATAGATCTCACGCTGCATGTTTTTGTCGACGATCTCGTAGCCGCCTGACTTCATGGCCAGCGGGCCTTCCTGCGGCGGAAACTCGACGACACAATAATTGGGGCTGTTGTAGATCATTTGCATGGCGACACTCCTTATTTCCGTTGGCTCCTGGCCATTCCTGCGCCATAGGTGGAGCGTATGGTTTGGAATTCAAGGGGTGGGTCCGGATTGACGCTTGTCAAGTTCCGAACCTACCGGTTAGACCGGCCTTTCAAGAAACGTTTCAAGCAGTCCAGCAAAACGGTGAGATTGCTCGATGGGCGCGAGATGAGCGGCATCCAGCAGTTCGAAACGTGCGCCTTCGATGGCGTCTGCTATTGCCTGTGTGGAAGCAGGCAGCGTGCCCGTGTCGTGGCGGCCCGCCACGGTCAATGTTGGGCATCGAATTGCTCCCAGCTTACTGCGTACGTCGAAATCGCGCAGGGCTTCGCACGCCATGGCGTAGCCTTCTGGCAACGTGTGGGCTAACACATCGCGGATCTGCTCGACCGCTTCGGGGTGCGCGGCCTGAAAATCGGGGGTCAGCCAGCGGCTCAAAGTCGCGGGCACGAGCGACGCCATGCCCCCGTCGCGGGCCGCCGCGGCACGCTGATCCCACGTGGCTCGGGCTTCCTGCGGCGTGCCGCCGCTGCTGTCGGCGATCGTCAAGGTATCGACGCGCGCGGGATGATCGAGTGTGAATTGCTGCGCGATCATGCCGCCCATCGACATGCCGACCAGATGCGTACTGGGTGCGTCGAGTGCATCGAGCAGCGTGACGAGATCGTGTGACAGATCGGCGATGCCGAAGGGCGCGCCGGATGCGGCGGTCTTGCCGTGGCCACGCACGTCGTAGCGCAGCACGGTGTAGTCGTCGCGGAAATAGCCGGCGAGCTGATCCCACACGGACAAATCCCCGCCAAGCTGATGGATGAACGTCAGCCACGGACCGCCGCCCTCGTTGCTCAGCACATAGCGCGTCTCGATACCGTTGATGTTCACTTGCATGCGGGCTCCTTTGAAGGGGAACGCAGTGGAAGGGTCCATTCGCGCGCTGAGTGCCACTTGGCCACTTCACTTGGCGACTTGCTTGCCGGGCTGATCTATATACGCAGCATAGGCGCGAACGGTTGCAGCAGGTGGCGCGAGTCAGGCTCGTTGCGGAAGTTTCTCCGATCCGATCGAAACGCTGTCCGAGTTCGTGGATTCAGGGTTTGATGATGCCGGGGTCGGTCGGATCGACCGGCGAAGAGGGCGTGGTCTCGGGCGTAACTGCCGATGCGGCCGGAGCCGAAGGGCTGGTGGAATTGTCAGGAGACGCTGTGGCCGCGCCGCCATTGCTGTTGGGAGCGCTGCCAGCCGAGTCGACATTGAGCTTGCCGCGCCACACCAGTTCGAATTGCGTGCCGTTCGGTTCCGTCTGAATTATGCGCGCAGGCAACCAACCGAGCGACGGCGCGAGCCACACGTCGATGCGGCGTAAATCGCCGTCATGGCGGGGCAGGCGTTTGAAATGACGCGTGTCGAGGAAACCTTGGGCCGTGCGGATGGTTTCGTCGCCGATCGTCTCGACCGGCCAGTTCTCGCCGCTATCGTTATCGACCACGAAGAACTGGCGCGTCACGCCCGGCTTGTAGGCGCCCGGGTCGCCGCGCACGAGGCTGGCAAGTTGCATCACCATGCTGAAACGGTCCTGCGCGCCGTCGGGCAACGGCAGGGTGGCCGGGGTGCGCGTAAAAGCGATCTTCTTATCGGCGCGGTTGAAGATCGCGATGTCTTCCGCCCGGCGGCCGCGTTTTTCGACGTATTGGTCTGGAGCGAGGCCGAAGGCGTCGATGCGACCATGGCTCGAATACACGAAGGTGCCGACGAAAGGCAGCGGCACGGAGACCACCATTTCATAACTTTGCGCGTTGCTGCTCCAGTGGATCGTGCCGGGCTGGTTGCGCACGCCGTTGTAGAACGTGTCGTACTGCAACTCGCCCGATGGCGGGACGGAGAACTTCACACCGGGCGACGCTTGCGGCGCGCTCGCGGCAGCGGGCGCGCTGGCGGCGCCGGCGGTGCTGGCGGCGGTGTTGGGTGCTGTGTTGGCGCTCGACGCTGCAGCCGGAGCGCTTGTGACGGCGTCCGATGCCGCAACAGGTACCGCCGGCGCGGCTTGCTTTGCCGATTGCAGGGCAGTCAGCACATGTTCGCGCGGCTTGCTCGCCGTGGCGTGGCGCGCGGGCGCTGGTTCAGGCGCGGGCGACGCGGCGGCCGGTTTGCGTTCGATACGTTCGGGCGTCAGTAATGCGACTTGCACCGGCACATGCTCGTTGTCGGAGGGATTGAGGTTCGCGCGATTGCGCTCGACCCATTGCGCCGCGATCCAGTGCAAAACCGCCACGATCAGCAGCACCACGATCCAGCGCCACACGCGCAAACCGGTGCGCGGCCCGCTGGGCGGCGTGCGATCGGAACGGCGGGTGGCGGGGGCTGAGGACATCGGTCAGTGAATGTGTGCGGGCAGAAAGCTTCGGGATCGACGAGCAGCGCGTGCGAGCGGCGGTGAATACGACAAAGGCGCCAGGCCTGATGCCTGATGCGTACAAGACCGGCAGCGAACCGATTCGACCGCGCCGCCGCGAGCGATGTTCCGCGCCGATGAAAACACGCGCACGTTCAAGACCCGTAAGCACATGCGGCGCCGTGCCGCCGCCGCGCTGACCGAGTCCGCTTCAGAGCCTGCGATCACCACGCGCTCAACGCGCCGCATCACGCCTGTTCGTCGCGCGGCGACGCACTATACCCCAGCTCATACGAGAGCTTTTCTGCGCACTCGCGCAATGCGGTATCGATCTCGCCGCCCCAGCGAATATCGAACGCGCCTTCATGACCGAGCGCGACGAGGCCGAGCGCGAGTTCGCCGGTCGAGTCGAACACCGGCATGCAGAACGCGTGAATGGTCGGCAGCAACATGCCTTCGACGCGCGCCGCCTGATGCTCTCGCACTTGCGCGAGGACCCGTTCGACTTCGTCGCGGGTGCGCGGGCCGCCCGTATGCGACGAACGGCGCGAGTCGGCCAGTTCACGTTCGAGCATTGCGGCGGTCTTGCTCGACGGCAGATACGCGGCGAACAACAGACCGGTGGCGGAACCGAGCAGCGGCATCACGTCGCCGAGTTTGAGGGACGCCTTTGCCGGATAGCTCGATTCCATCCAATGCACCATGGTCGGCCCCTGATTGCCCCATACCGCGATGCCGACCGTGAGATCGAGCCGGTCGCGCAATTCGGACAGCGCGATGCGCGCGAGCTTGACGCCGTCGACGCGAGCGAGCCGCGCGAGTCCCAGTTGCAGCGCGAATCCGCCCAGCTCGTAACGGCCCGACAGGGGGTCTTGTGACACCACACCGAGGCGCAGAAAACTCACCAGATAGCGATGCGCTTTCGCCGGGCTCATGCCGGCACGCTGCGCGAGATCGCGCAGCATCATGGCGCGCGGCTCGTGGGTCAGCACATCGAGCAACTTGAAGCCGACTTCGATCGACTGGATGCCCGAGCGCAGCTTTTCCTCGCCGTTCTCGCCACCTTCGTCGTCGGGTTCGTTCGGGTCGAGCGGTTCAGCGGAGTCAGCGTCGGTGCGGATGGCGCCGGAGCGGGCATTTGGAGGCATGAGCGAGGCGCACGCAGCGCATTCAAAAAGTGACACACGGATGAGGCGGATCGCAGGCACTTGGGCCGCGCCGATTCACCATCGTAGAATAGATTCCTTCTATCGTCACTAACACGGTTCATTCCTCTATGAAACTTGCCACGCTGAAGGACGGCACGCGCGACGGCCAGCTGATCGTCGTGTCCCGCGACCTGCACACCGCGGCTGTCGCCGACGCGATCGCGCCCACGTTGCAGCGCGTGCTCGACGATTGGGCCTTCTACGCGCCGCAATTGCAGGATCTGTACGACGCGCTCAATCAGGGCCGCGCGCGCAACACCTTCCCGTTCGACGCCAAGGACTGCATGGCGCCGCTGCCGCGCGCGTTCCAGTGGGCCGACGGCTCGTCGTATGTGAACCATGTCGAGCTGGTGCGGCGCGCGCGCGGCGCGGACATGCCGCCGGAGTTCTGGACCGATCCGCTG
The nucleotide sequence above comes from Paraburkholderia aromaticivorans. Encoded proteins:
- the metH gene encoding methionine synthase, translating into MTDHTMRLAGLEPFNVTSGTLFINVGERTNVTGSKAFARMILNDQFDDAVAVARQQVENGAQVIDVNMDEAMLDSKAAMVRFMNLIASEPDIARVPIMIDSSKWEVIEAGLKCVQGKAIVNSISLKEGEEAFRHHANLIRRYGAAAVVMAFDEKGQADTFERKTQICKRSYDFLVNEVGFPPEDIIFDPNIFAIATGIEEHNNYAVDFINATRWIKLNLPYAKISGGVSNVSFSFRGNDPVREAIHTVFLYHAIQAGMDMGIVNAGQLGVYADLDPELRERVEDVVLNRRDDGTDRLLEIADKFKTGAAKKEENLEWRNQPVEKRLSHALVHGITNFIVEDTEEVRARIAAEGGRPINVIEGPLMDGMNIVGDLFGQGKMFLPQVVKSARVMKQAVAHLIPYIEEEKKLMAEAGADVRAKGKIVIATVKGDVHDIGKNIVSVVLQCNNFEVVNMGVMVSCNDILAKAKVEGADIIGLSGLITPSLEEMAYVASEMQRDDYFRIKKIPLLIGGATTSRVHTAVKIAPHYEGPVVYVPDASRSVSVASSLLSDEGAAKYLDELKSDYDRIRVQHANKKAQPMVTLAEARANKTKVDWASYQPVKPKFIGRRVFKNFDLSELANYIDWAPFFQTWDLAGPYPAILNDEIVGESARRVFSDGKSMLTRLIQGRWLQANGVIALLPANTVNDDDIEIYTDESRSEVALTWRNLRQQSVRPVVDGVMRPNRSLADFIAPKESGVADYIGMFAVTAGLGVDVKEKQFEKDHDDYSAIMLKALADRFAEAFAEALHARVRRDLWGYANAETLSNDDLIAEKYHGIRPAPGYPACPDHLVKRDMFDVLQATEIGMSVTESLAMLPAASVSGFYLAHPDSTYFSVGKIGQDQLEDYANRMSLSKTDAERALAPLL
- a CDS encoding homocysteine S-methyltransferase family protein, with translation MNQPAQTATPVRPDAAYTRGTALPALLKSRILILDGAMGTMIQRYKLDEARYRGERFKDYGRDIKGNNELLSITQPQIIGEIHEQYLAAGADIIETNTFGATTVAQADYGMEALAIEMNLESAKLARTACDKYSTPDKPRFVAGAIGPTPKTASISPDVNDPGARNVTFDELRAAYYEQAKALLDGGADLFLVETIFDTLNAKAALFALDELFEDTGERLPIMISGTVTDASGRILSGQTVEAFWNSLRHAKPLTFGLNCALGAALMRPYIAELAKLCDTYVSCYPNAGLPNPMSDTGFDELPADTSGLLKEFAQAGLVNIAGGCCGTTPEHIAAIAQALAEVKPRQWPTQYRDAA
- a CDS encoding alpha/beta fold hydrolase, with product MQVNINGIETRYVLSNEGGGPWLTFIHQLGGDLSVWDQLAGYFRDDYTVLRYDVRGHGKTAASGAPFGIADLSHDLVTLLDALDAPSTHLVGMSMGGMIAQQFTLDHPARVDTLTIADSSGGTPQEARATWDQRAAAARDGGMASLVPATLSRWLTPDFQAAHPEAVEQIRDVLAHTLPEGYAMACEALRDFDVRSKLGAIRCPTLTVAGRHDTGTLPASTQAIADAIEGARFELLDAAHLAPIEQSHRFAGLLETFLERPV
- a CDS encoding BTH_I0359 family protein; translation: MQMIYNSPNYCVVEFPPQEGPLAMKSGGYEIVDKNMQREIYIDGAMAARFREHVQKLIEEEPSLDEVDEFLGQFDSLMHQPVILH
- a CDS encoding DUF1840 domain-containing protein, whose protein sequence is MLITFKCRASPDVMMLENLAQYLVGIVGKRLGERGVITHDELGPAIEKLEAAISVDKQERAEHDGHFHEGEDGHEHHEIPPGLAQRAYPFLDMLRAARKENADIVWGL
- a CDS encoding DUF3108 domain-containing protein; the encoded protein is MSSAPATRRSDRTPPSGPRTGLRVWRWIVVLLIVAVLHWIAAQWVERNRANLNPSDNEHVPVQVALLTPERIERKPAAASPAPEPAPARHATASKPREHVLTALQSAKQAAPAVPVAASDAVTSAPAAASSANTAPNTAASTAGAASAPAAASAPQASPGVKFSVPPSGELQYDTFYNGVRNQPGTIHWSSNAQSYEMVVSVPLPFVGTFVYSSHGRIDAFGLAPDQYVEKRGRRAEDIAIFNRADKKIAFTRTPATLPLPDGAQDRFSMVMQLASLVRGDPGAYKPGVTRQFFVVDNDSGENWPVETIGDETIRTAQGFLDTRHFKRLPRHDGDLRRIDVWLAPSLGWLPARIIQTEPNGTQFELVWRGKLNVDSAGSAPNSNGGAATASPDNSTSPSAPAASAVTPETTPSSPVDPTDPGIIKP
- a CDS encoding IclR family transcriptional regulator, translated to MPPNARSGAIRTDADSAEPLDPNEPDDEGGENGEEKLRSGIQSIEVGFKLLDVLTHEPRAMMLRDLAQRAGMSPAKAHRYLVSFLRLGVVSQDPLSGRYELGGFALQLGLARLARVDGVKLARIALSELRDRLDLTVGIAVWGNQGPTMVHWMESSYPAKASLKLGDVMPLLGSATGLLFAAYLPSSKTAAMLERELADSRRSSHTGGPRTRDEVERVLAQVREHQAARVEGMLLPTIHAFCMPVFDSTGELALGLVALGHEGAFDIRWGGEIDTALRECAEKLSYELGYSASPRDEQA